Proteins from one Pontibacter korlensis genomic window:
- the galB gene encoding beta-galactosidase GalB yields the protein MNKSIERVLTYSSKFALILIALVGAYACKSVLNTSEEEKMQVREKSDFNKGWSFHLGDQQNAQDPNFNSSQWRTLNLPHDWSIEGEFSEKHPAGTGGGALPGGIGWYRKAFTVDEADKGKVFYIDFDGVYSNSEVWINGQSLGKRPNGYISFRYDLTPHLKYGNEQNVIAVKVDNAQQPNSRWYSGSGIYRNVWLTKVNPVHVAHWGTYVTTPEVSEQSAKVTISTKVNNRGQQPGTYSLTNIVYDTTGAEVARVTSEDVQLQSVENEINQELTVNNPKLWSVEDPYLYRVVTLVEQKGEVVDNYETPLGIRYFNFDVEKGFTLNGKPMKILGVCNHHDLGALGAAINTRALERQLEIMKGMGVNGIRTAHNPPAPELLELCDKMGFIVMDEVFDMWKKSKSKYDYSLAWDEWHEQDLKDFIRRDRNHPSVFIWSIGNEIPEQWGLEGTPIAKELAGIVKSLDRTRPITAGLNEPYPHNSIYQSGVLDLVGFNYHHQDFEKFPETFPGQKFIATETTSALATRGHYDMPSDSIRRWPYKWDEPFTDGNKDLTVSAYDNVSTPWGSTHEETWKVMKKHDFLSGMFIWTGFDYLGEPTPYGWPARSSYFGVVDLAGFPKDAYYMYKSEWTDEPVLHVFPHWNWEPGKTVDVWAYYNNADEVELFLNGKSLGTKKKEGNDLHVMWRIPYQPGTLKAVSRKGGQEVLTREVKTTGAPAKIVLEADRRNINADGKDLSFVTVKIVDKEGNVVPKADNLVRFNVEGNAFIAGVDNGLQTSMEPFKTNQRAAFNGLALVILQAKEEAGEVKLTATSKGLESESVTITLKE from the coding sequence ATGAATAAATCAATTGAAAGAGTTTTAACCTATAGCTCTAAGTTTGCCCTTATACTTATAGCCCTTGTTGGAGCTTATGCCTGTAAATCTGTTCTGAATACTTCCGAAGAGGAAAAGATGCAGGTGAGAGAAAAATCTGATTTTAACAAAGGCTGGTCCTTCCATTTAGGTGACCAGCAGAACGCGCAAGACCCAAATTTCAATAGCTCGCAGTGGCGCACGCTTAACCTGCCGCACGACTGGAGCATAGAAGGAGAATTTAGCGAAAAGCATCCGGCTGGTACAGGCGGTGGCGCTTTGCCGGGTGGCATTGGCTGGTACCGGAAAGCCTTTACAGTTGATGAGGCAGACAAAGGCAAGGTCTTCTACATTGACTTTGATGGGGTATACAGCAACAGCGAAGTATGGATTAACGGGCAGAGCCTGGGCAAGCGCCCGAATGGTTACATATCATTCCGTTATGACCTTACGCCGCACCTGAAGTATGGAAACGAACAAAACGTAATTGCCGTGAAGGTGGACAACGCGCAGCAGCCGAACTCCCGCTGGTACTCAGGTTCAGGCATCTACCGTAATGTATGGCTCACCAAGGTAAACCCGGTGCATGTGGCGCATTGGGGTACCTACGTAACCACTCCAGAGGTAAGCGAGCAGTCGGCTAAAGTTACCATCAGCACCAAAGTTAATAACCGGGGGCAGCAGCCAGGTACATACTCGCTGACCAACATTGTCTACGACACTACAGGTGCCGAGGTAGCCCGTGTAACTTCAGAGGATGTACAGCTGCAAAGCGTTGAAAACGAAATTAACCAGGAGCTTACTGTAAATAACCCGAAGCTCTGGTCGGTGGAGGATCCATACTTATACAGAGTGGTAACGCTGGTAGAGCAAAAGGGCGAAGTAGTAGATAACTATGAGACGCCTTTAGGCATTCGCTACTTCAACTTTGATGTGGAGAAAGGCTTCACGCTGAACGGCAAGCCAATGAAGATACTGGGGGTTTGCAACCACCACGACCTTGGTGCCTTAGGCGCAGCTATCAATACCCGCGCATTGGAGCGTCAGCTGGAAATAATGAAAGGCATGGGCGTGAATGGCATCCGCACAGCGCATAACCCTCCTGCCCCTGAGTTGCTGGAGCTGTGCGATAAAATGGGCTTTATTGTGATGGATGAGGTGTTTGACATGTGGAAGAAGTCTAAGAGCAAGTATGACTACAGCCTTGCGTGGGATGAGTGGCATGAGCAGGACCTGAAGGATTTTATACGTCGTGACCGTAACCACCCAAGCGTATTTATCTGGAGCATCGGCAATGAGATTCCAGAGCAGTGGGGGCTGGAAGGCACGCCGATAGCCAAAGAGTTAGCTGGCATTGTGAAGAGCCTGGATAGGACGCGTCCGATAACGGCTGGCTTGAACGAGCCCTACCCGCACAACTCAATTTATCAATCGGGTGTGCTTGATCTGGTGGGGTTTAACTATCACCACCAGGACTTTGAGAAGTTTCCGGAGACTTTCCCGGGGCAAAAATTTATTGCTACTGAAACTACCTCTGCCCTTGCAACACGAGGGCACTACGATATGCCATCAGATAGTATACGCCGCTGGCCCTACAAATGGGATGAGCCGTTTACCGATGGTAACAAAGACCTGACTGTTTCAGCCTATGATAACGTGAGTACGCCTTGGGGTTCTACCCATGAGGAAACATGGAAGGTGATGAAGAAGCATGATTTCCTGTCGGGTATGTTCATCTGGACCGGCTTCGATTACCTGGGAGAGCCAACGCCTTATGGCTGGCCTGCCCGCAGTTCATACTTTGGTGTGGTAGATCTGGCAGGCTTCCCGAAAGATGCTTACTACATGTACAAGAGTGAGTGGACTGATGAGCCGGTGCTGCACGTGTTTCCGCACTGGAACTGGGAGCCAGGCAAAACAGTAGATGTGTGGGCTTACTACAATAACGCGGATGAGGTGGAGCTGTTCCTGAACGGGAAGTCACTAGGCACAAAGAAGAAAGAAGGAAATGACCTGCATGTAATGTGGCGTATCCCTTACCAGCCAGGTACCCTGAAAGCCGTGTCCAGAAAAGGAGGCCAGGAGGTGCTGACGCGTGAGGTTAAAACAACCGGAGCACCAGCCAAAATTGTGCTGGAGGCTGACCGTCGTAACATCAACGCAGATGGCAAAGATCTTTCTTTTGTAACAGTTAAAATCGTAGATAAAGAAGGAAATGTAGTGCCTAAAGCTGACAATTTAGTTAGATTTAACGTAGAAGGAAATGCATTTATAGCTGGTGTAGATAATGGTCTACAAACCAGTATGGAGCCTTTCAAAACAAATCAACGCGCTGCGTTCAATGGTTTAGCCCTGGTGATTCTTCAGGCCAAGGAAGAAGCAGGTGAGGTAAAACTAACTGCGACATCCAAAGGTCTTGAGTCGGAATCTGTAACTATAACATTGAAGGAGTAA
- a CDS encoding 3-keto-disaccharide hydrolase has protein sequence MIFLMVACAFVACLALADAARQVVTLPLKDLSSFQNPGKSWQIAGDVRADLDKDNKLITREGDGVLVNSPRRKSSGQDLFTSFEHGDIDLELDYMMAKGSNSGVYLQGRYEIQLADNWGTTDRSAGSNGGVYERWDESRPRGQQGFQGYAPRQNVGRAPGLWQHLKISFQAPRFDASGNKTENAKLLRVELNGVAIHENVELFGPTRGAVGNNEVAMGPLRFQGDHGAVAFRNINLTLYSRQRPALKDLTFTIYGGRYEQEPQYDSIPPEAEGPTGILTSNLDAIAKQFLIRYRGTFVAKEAGDYTFTVATPGGSGLVRINNKVVVPMTGQQGQGTITLPAGETAFELLYSKYLDWAQPALALRVSGPGLREFLISDKDAGLTEAVDPILVDVSERPVLRSFIDLPVDTGSYRVTHAMSVGSQAGLHYTYDMDHGALVQLWRGGFLDATPMWYERGDGSSKAMGTVYHFGKPTLTIAKLASEQAAWTTDTTGSTFHHKNYRLDQNAEPTFSYQAYGATVQDAIRVMENGKGLRRELRVQNPTANLYARLAEGGKIEEAGKGMYLVDGKAYYIRIDDAGGAKPLVRNAGGRQELLVPVRERLVYSILY, from the coding sequence ATGATCTTCTTAATGGTGGCATGTGCTTTTGTAGCCTGTCTGGCACTAGCAGATGCTGCCAGACAGGTAGTTACCCTTCCGCTTAAGGACCTGTCATCGTTTCAGAACCCAGGCAAAAGCTGGCAGATAGCTGGTGACGTGCGCGCTGATCTGGACAAAGACAACAAGTTAATTACACGCGAGGGGGATGGTGTGTTGGTAAACTCGCCGCGCAGAAAAAGCTCGGGGCAGGATTTGTTTACCAGCTTTGAGCATGGCGATATAGACCTGGAACTGGACTACATGATGGCTAAGGGCTCCAACTCCGGTGTATACCTGCAAGGGCGTTATGAAATTCAGCTGGCCGATAACTGGGGCACGACAGACCGCTCGGCTGGCAGCAATGGTGGTGTATATGAGCGCTGGGACGAAAGCCGCCCGAGAGGGCAGCAAGGTTTTCAGGGCTATGCGCCACGGCAGAATGTTGGGCGCGCACCCGGTCTGTGGCAGCACCTTAAAATATCCTTTCAGGCACCGCGCTTTGACGCAAGCGGTAACAAAACAGAAAACGCTAAACTGCTGCGGGTGGAACTGAACGGAGTAGCCATCCATGAGAACGTGGAGCTGTTCGGCCCGACACGTGGCGCCGTTGGCAATAACGAAGTGGCCATGGGACCGTTGCGCTTCCAGGGAGACCATGGCGCCGTAGCCTTCCGAAATATTAACCTAACCCTTTACAGCAGACAGCGGCCAGCGCTAAAGGATCTTACCTTCACCATTTATGGCGGCAGGTATGAGCAGGAGCCGCAATATGACAGCATTCCTCCTGAGGCTGAGGGACCAACCGGTATTCTGACCTCTAACTTGGACGCCATCGCTAAGCAGTTCCTGATCCGCTACCGAGGCACGTTTGTGGCTAAGGAAGCTGGCGATTACACCTTTACCGTTGCCACGCCCGGCGGATCGGGCTTGGTGCGGATCAACAATAAGGTGGTAGTGCCTATGACGGGTCAGCAAGGGCAAGGCACCATCACCTTGCCTGCAGGCGAAACAGCGTTTGAGTTGCTCTACTCCAAGTACCTGGATTGGGCACAGCCTGCTCTGGCGCTAAGGGTGTCTGGCCCTGGCCTTCGGGAGTTTCTGATCAGCGACAAAGATGCTGGTTTAACAGAGGCGGTAGACCCGATACTAGTGGATGTAAGCGAAAGGCCTGTGCTTCGTAGCTTCATTGATCTACCTGTTGATACGGGCAGTTACAGGGTAACGCATGCCATGTCGGTAGGCAGCCAAGCCGGCTTGCACTACACCTATGACATGGATCATGGTGCGCTGGTACAGCTGTGGCGGGGCGGCTTTCTGGATGCGACGCCTATGTGGTATGAGCGTGGCGACGGGTCCTCCAAGGCAATGGGCACTGTATATCATTTTGGCAAACCAACCCTGACCATAGCCAAACTCGCATCAGAGCAGGCGGCCTGGACGACAGATACCACCGGAAGCACTTTTCATCATAAGAACTATCGCTTAGACCAAAACGCAGAGCCTACCTTTAGTTACCAGGCCTACGGTGCCACGGTGCAAGATGCTATTCGTGTGATGGAGAACGGTAAGGGGCTGCGGCGAGAGCTAAGGGTGCAAAACCCTACAGCGAACCTTTATGCCCGGCTGGCGGAGGGAGGTAAAATTGAGGAGGCAGGCAAAGGCATGTACCTAGTGGATGGGAAGGCATATTATATACGCATAGACGATGCAGGCGGAGCCAAGCCACTTGTGCGTAATGCCGGTGGCCGTCAGGAGTTGCTGGTACCTGTGCGTGAGAGGCTGGTTTACTCTATTCTGTACTAA
- a CDS encoding 3-keto-disaccharide hydrolase: MLSFSDVHAQKVPTPPKMVPEMTEFWEPEPRVVTPGTNITAPPSDAIVLFDGKNLSEWKAKSGGTEATWPVKNGEFTVGKGDISTKREFGDFQLHIEWSAPDKVEGQGQGRGNSGIFLQDRYEVQVLDSYNNRTYSNGQAASVYKQHRPLVNAMRKPTEWNVYDVIYTAPRFKEDGSVFTPARVTVLHNGVLVQNNVEVKGPTEYIGLPAYKAHGKAPITLQDHGNPVAFRNIWIREL; encoded by the coding sequence ATGTTATCTTTTTCTGATGTACATGCACAGAAAGTACCTACTCCACCTAAAATGGTGCCTGAAATGACAGAGTTTTGGGAGCCTGAGCCTCGCGTAGTGACGCCCGGCACCAATATTACAGCGCCTCCTTCCGATGCCATTGTGCTTTTTGATGGTAAAAACCTTTCTGAGTGGAAAGCTAAGAGCGGAGGCACCGAGGCTACCTGGCCGGTAAAAAACGGGGAGTTTACGGTAGGGAAAGGAGATATCTCTACCAAGCGTGAGTTCGGTGATTTTCAGCTGCACATTGAGTGGAGTGCGCCAGACAAGGTAGAAGGCCAGGGGCAGGGCAGGGGCAACAGCGGTATCTTTTTGCAGGATCGCTACGAGGTGCAGGTACTGGATTCCTACAACAACCGCACGTACTCTAACGGTCAGGCGGCGAGTGTTTACAAGCAGCACCGCCCGCTGGTCAATGCCATGCGCAAACCAACCGAGTGGAATGTGTACGATGTTATCTACACAGCACCCCGTTTCAAAGAAGACGGTTCTGTATTTACTCCTGCTCGTGTAACTGTGCTGCATAATGGTGTGCTGGTGCAAAATAACGTGGAGGTAAAGGGACCGACCGAGTACATTGGTTTACCAGCGTATAAGGCTCATGGTAAGGCACCTATTACCCTACAGGATCACGGCAACCCCGTTGCCTTCCGCAATATCTGGATCCGGGAACTCTAA
- a CDS encoding c-type cytochrome, whose amino-acid sequence MKNLGRKFLRNVLLTGALLAGLGTGAKAQESPMEEDFFRMMRVSTPEGVLLEVGGLTVLPNGDLGVSTRRGDIYIIENPTSARPFFRKFAFGLHEVLGLAFKDGALYCAQRGELTKLTDTDNDGKADLFETVYAWPLSGNYHEYSFGPKIAPDGSFFVSTNLGFPDPWWHAKSLVPWRGWMLRITPDGKMEPWATGLRSPAGLGMIDGELFYAENQGDWVGSGGIWHVKKGAFTVHPAGLRWTDQPQSPVKLKQEPFFSLLDPRNEVNERGEPVKPENRQNEEFVTMADMKKQFPELQLPAVWLPHGIYGISNSEIVKIPEGHFGPFEGQLLVGDQGQSKIMRVVLEKVNGEYQGMAFDFRSSFQSGVLRMAWANDGSLFVGETNRGWGSAGDANQGLQRLVWNSKVPFEMRMVRAMPDGFEIEFTTPVDKKSAEDLASYAVESFTYKYHAVYGSPPVNQKKLAVRGVKVSDDGMRARLVVDGLREGYIHMLRLDGVRARNNYYTLVHPFGYYTLNSIPAGEKLALKEVSTRSSAATASQSAVASKTTTSNTKASTAAKKTPAKPKEAAAKEALTFNDMKPLLAKNTCLACHNADKKQVGPAFKEIAKRKYTNKQIVELIYNPKPENWPDYATPMPPMPQVPEAEALKIAAWINSLD is encoded by the coding sequence ATGAAAAATCTAGGTAGAAAATTTCTGAGAAACGTGCTGCTGACTGGCGCCTTGCTAGCAGGCTTGGGCACAGGAGCAAAGGCGCAGGAGTCTCCGATGGAGGAGGATTTCTTTAGGATGATGCGTGTGAGTACACCTGAGGGTGTGCTCCTGGAAGTTGGCGGTTTAACTGTTTTGCCTAATGGTGACCTGGGAGTATCCACCCGCAGGGGAGACATTTATATTATAGAAAACCCGACCAGCGCAAGGCCTTTCTTCCGCAAGTTTGCTTTTGGCTTGCATGAGGTGTTGGGGCTGGCGTTCAAAGACGGGGCCTTGTACTGTGCTCAGCGTGGCGAGTTGACTAAACTTACCGACACCGATAATGATGGAAAAGCCGATCTGTTCGAAACAGTATATGCCTGGCCGCTGTCAGGCAACTACCACGAGTATAGCTTTGGCCCTAAAATAGCTCCCGACGGTTCATTTTTTGTGTCGACCAATCTGGGCTTCCCGGACCCGTGGTGGCATGCCAAAAGCCTAGTGCCTTGGCGTGGCTGGATGCTGCGCATTACACCAGACGGTAAAATGGAGCCATGGGCTACAGGATTGCGCTCACCAGCGGGTTTGGGTATGATCGACGGGGAGCTGTTCTATGCCGAAAACCAGGGTGACTGGGTAGGTTCAGGCGGTATCTGGCATGTGAAGAAAGGTGCCTTTACTGTTCACCCGGCCGGCCTTCGCTGGACGGACCAGCCACAGTCGCCTGTAAAGCTCAAGCAGGAGCCCTTCTTTTCACTACTGGACCCTCGCAACGAGGTTAATGAAAGAGGGGAACCGGTGAAGCCGGAGAACAGGCAAAACGAAGAGTTTGTGACCATGGCCGACATGAAAAAGCAGTTCCCCGAGTTGCAGCTGCCTGCCGTGTGGCTACCGCATGGTATCTATGGTATCTCTAACTCGGAGATTGTAAAAATACCTGAAGGGCACTTCGGCCCTTTTGAGGGACAGCTACTGGTCGGCGACCAGGGGCAAAGTAAAATCATGCGGGTGGTGCTGGAGAAAGTGAACGGGGAGTACCAGGGGATGGCTTTCGATTTTCGCAGTAGCTTCCAGTCTGGTGTACTGCGTATGGCCTGGGCTAACGATGGGTCCTTGTTTGTAGGGGAGACAAACCGTGGCTGGGGTTCGGCGGGTGATGCCAATCAGGGGCTGCAGCGCCTGGTGTGGAACAGCAAAGTGCCTTTCGAGATGAGAATGGTACGGGCCATGCCTGATGGTTTTGAGATAGAATTCACGACGCCGGTAGACAAAAAGTCGGCAGAGGATTTGGCTTCTTATGCTGTCGAGAGCTTTACCTATAAGTATCATGCGGTATACGGCAGCCCACCGGTTAACCAGAAAAAGTTAGCCGTGAGAGGCGTAAAGGTGTCAGATGATGGCATGAGAGCCCGCCTGGTAGTAGATGGCTTGCGAGAAGGCTATATTCACATGCTAAGGCTGGATGGCGTACGTGCTAGAAATAATTACTATACTTTGGTGCATCCATTCGGTTACTATACCCTTAACAGCATACCGGCAGGGGAGAAGCTGGCATTGAAGGAAGTAAGTACGCGTAGTTCAGCCGCCACTGCGTCGCAGAGCGCTGTGGCCTCTAAAACCACAACCTCAAATACAAAGGCAAGTACAGCGGCAAAAAAAACACCTGCCAAACCTAAGGAAGCTGCGGCTAAGGAGGCGCTTACGTTTAATGACATGAAGCCTCTGCTAGCGAAGAACACTTGCCTTGCCTGCCATAATGCCGATAAGAAACAGGTTGGTCCGGCATTTAAAGAGATAGCCAAACGCAAGTATACCAATAAGCAAATTGTAGAGCTGATCTATAACCCGAAACCTGAGAACTGGCCAGACTATGCCACGCCAATGCCTCCAATGCCGCAGGTGCCGGAAGCTGAAGCCCTGAAAATTGCTGCCTGGATCAATTCGCTGGATTAA
- a CDS encoding glycosyl hydrolase family 95 catalytic domain-containing protein, protein MTRFQKYFSAFLILCSMAHQAVWAQTDPFQQPERGFSSWLPAPNWEHALLSGNGTMGAMVMGHPHDETVILNHALLYLPATEPKFPIDQASRLPEIRQLIMEGKYEEAAKIPVEQSLKEGYGGHLWSDPYVPAFDVNLQMAASNVEKYKRMVDFETGEAKVAWTDGQGTYVRKVFVSRPDSVVVISIKGTGKINGSLSFARRPVEWSQWEHINNNIASAQAAAKDNWLTYRSEYKKRWKGSLQGYEGVGRVITKGGSAKAVGSQVQVQDADQVLLLIKISPNYNYANSQVEALQQYLESMPQNYETLLSKHSKVHGDLFRSVRLDLGGSTGSGLYSETINLRTAQANASAATIEKQFDAARYNIISATGTNPPNLQGIWGGSWTPPWSSDFTHDGNVEVAISSLLTSNTPELLLAYFDYHDKRLHYYRDNAKRMFGTRGIHVPSHTSTHGWDNHFDPIWCLSLWTGGAGWTASYYYDYWLHTGDRKFLKERAYPFMKEAALFYEDFVTIGQDGKYVFNPSYSPENTPSNSSSQASLNATMDVMIAKQLLRNCIAAAQELKIDKEQVKVWKTMLTKMPDYQVAEDGALKEWLTPVLKDNHQHRHISHLYALYDIVDPDFKQNPELMKAAAMVVEEHMKFRREENGGEMVFGLAQMAFVTANLEDAATTAELINWLARYYWTSGMATYHNPGSLFNMDLSGGYPSAIMRALAYAEPGLIKLLPALPPDWKKGKIEGLLLRGQVELKSLAWDGNQVNVTLQSGKKQQVEMMLPKEIASVKTVAGNAGKVGTKGRSATLMLPANREVQLSISMK, encoded by the coding sequence ATGACCCGATTCCAGAAGTACTTTTCTGCTTTCCTGATTTTATGCAGTATGGCCCATCAGGCAGTATGGGCCCAAACAGACCCGTTTCAGCAACCGGAAAGAGGTTTCTCAAGCTGGTTGCCCGCACCCAACTGGGAGCATGCCCTGCTGAGCGGTAACGGAACCATGGGCGCCATGGTGATGGGACATCCACACGATGAGACCGTCATACTGAACCACGCGCTGCTCTACCTGCCAGCTACTGAGCCGAAATTCCCTATAGACCAGGCAAGCCGCCTGCCGGAAATCAGGCAGCTGATTATGGAGGGAAAATATGAGGAAGCGGCGAAGATTCCGGTGGAGCAGAGCCTGAAGGAAGGCTATGGTGGACACCTATGGTCTGACCCTTATGTGCCAGCTTTTGATGTAAACCTGCAGATGGCAGCCTCCAATGTGGAGAAGTATAAGCGGATGGTGGATTTTGAAACTGGTGAAGCAAAAGTAGCCTGGACCGACGGACAGGGGACCTATGTACGAAAGGTATTTGTATCGCGCCCCGACAGCGTGGTGGTGATCTCTATCAAGGGTACAGGCAAAATCAACGGCAGCTTGTCTTTTGCCCGTCGCCCGGTGGAGTGGTCGCAGTGGGAGCACATCAACAACAATATTGCAAGCGCTCAAGCAGCAGCTAAAGACAACTGGCTTACATACAGGAGCGAGTACAAGAAGCGCTGGAAGGGCAGTCTGCAAGGCTACGAAGGCGTTGGTCGTGTCATAACAAAAGGAGGAAGCGCCAAGGCCGTAGGCAGCCAGGTGCAGGTGCAGGATGCCGACCAGGTACTGTTGTTGATCAAAATAAGCCCGAACTATAATTATGCTAACTCGCAGGTAGAGGCGCTGCAGCAGTACCTGGAAAGCATGCCGCAGAATTACGAGACGCTGTTGAGCAAACACAGCAAAGTACACGGCGACCTGTTCAGAAGCGTTCGGCTAGACTTAGGAGGTAGCACCGGATCAGGCCTTTACAGCGAAACCATTAACCTACGCACAGCACAGGCTAACGCAAGTGCAGCCACTATAGAAAAGCAGTTCGATGCTGCCCGCTATAACATTATAAGTGCTACCGGTACGAACCCGCCTAATTTGCAGGGCATCTGGGGTGGCTCCTGGACGCCGCCATGGTCCTCCGACTTTACCCATGATGGCAACGTGGAGGTGGCCATATCCTCTTTGCTGACGAGTAATACACCGGAGCTGCTGCTGGCTTACTTCGATTACCACGACAAACGCTTGCACTACTACCGCGACAACGCCAAGCGCATGTTTGGAACCAGGGGCATCCATGTGCCCTCGCATACCAGTACCCATGGCTGGGACAATCACTTCGACCCTATCTGGTGCCTCAGCCTCTGGACAGGTGGCGCAGGCTGGACGGCCAGCTATTACTACGACTATTGGCTTCATACAGGAGACCGCAAGTTCTTGAAGGAGCGCGCCTATCCTTTTATGAAGGAAGCAGCTCTTTTTTATGAAGACTTTGTGACCATAGGCCAGGACGGAAAGTACGTCTTCAATCCATCTTACTCGCCAGAAAACACACCTTCCAATTCTAGCTCACAGGCATCTCTTAACGCCACCATGGATGTGATGATTGCCAAGCAGCTGCTGCGTAATTGCATTGCTGCCGCGCAGGAGCTGAAAATTGACAAGGAGCAGGTAAAGGTGTGGAAGACTATGCTCACTAAGATGCCGGATTACCAGGTAGCAGAAGACGGTGCCCTGAAAGAGTGGCTCACGCCGGTGCTGAAAGACAACCACCAGCACCGCCACATATCGCATCTCTACGCCCTTTATGACATAGTGGACCCTGACTTTAAGCAGAACCCGGAGTTGATGAAAGCCGCAGCCATGGTAGTGGAGGAACACATGAAGTTCAGGCGCGAAGAGAATGGTGGCGAGATGGTATTTGGCCTTGCTCAAATGGCTTTTGTAACAGCAAATCTTGAGGATGCCGCTACCACAGCCGAGCTCATTAACTGGCTGGCCCGCTATTACTGGACCAGCGGAATGGCCACCTACCACAATCCCGGCTCCTTGTTTAACATGGACCTGAGCGGGGGCTACCCATCGGCTATCATGCGGGCGCTGGCTTACGCAGAGCCTGGTCTTATCAAACTTTTGCCAGCCTTGCCTCCTGATTGGAAAAAGGGCAAGATTGAGGGGCTGCTGCTGCGCGGTCAGGTAGAGTTGAAGAGCTTGGCCTGGGATGGCAATCAGGTAAACGTAACACTGCAATCGGGTAAAAAGCAACAGGTGGAAATGATGCTGCCAAAGGAAATTGCCAGTGTAAAAACAGTGGCAGGTAACGCAGGAAAGGTCGGAACAAAAGGCAGAAGCGCTACCTTAATGCTACCTGCTAACCGAGAAGTACAGTTGAGTATAAGTATGAAATAG
- a CDS encoding GDSL-type esterase/lipase family protein, which yields MRRSIQTLLTLGFILLLAVGAQAQSTIKVACIGNSITEGVGLETTYPEALQELLGDGYEVRNFGASARTLLKKGGYSYWDDHKYQDALSWNPDMVIIKLGTNDTKPQHWQFKEEFIPNYIELVASFKDLPSKPKVYLCYPLPVFEDKWGINEETMKNEILPAVKKVAKKTKVKTIDLYTAFLGKADLTYDAIHPNEAGAALIANEVYKALPVSNNKKKAEAYQSQSSH from the coding sequence ATGAGAAGATCAATTCAGACCCTGCTTACCCTCGGCTTTATACTGCTTTTAGCTGTTGGAGCGCAGGCACAGTCAACTATAAAAGTAGCTTGCATTGGTAACAGTATAACAGAGGGAGTCGGACTGGAGACAACATATCCCGAGGCTTTACAGGAGCTGTTGGGCGATGGGTATGAGGTGCGTAACTTTGGTGCCAGTGCCCGTACGCTTCTAAAGAAGGGTGGCTACTCCTACTGGGATGACCATAAGTACCAGGATGCCCTGTCCTGGAACCCGGATATGGTGATCATCAAATTAGGCACTAACGATACAAAACCGCAACATTGGCAGTTCAAGGAGGAGTTTATTCCCAATTACATTGAGCTGGTAGCGTCGTTCAAGGATCTGCCTTCCAAACCGAAAGTATACTTGTGCTACCCGTTGCCTGTGTTTGAGGATAAGTGGGGCATCAATGAGGAGACAATGAAAAATGAGATTCTTCCGGCTGTAAAAAAAGTAGCCAAAAAGACGAAGGTGAAAACCATTGACTTGTATACTGCATTTCTGGGCAAGGCAGACCTGACATATGATGCCATTCACCCGAATGAGGCGGGGGCGGCACTCATAGCCAATGAAGTATACAAAGCGCTCCCGGTAAGCAACAACAAGAAGAAGGCTGAGGCATATCAAAGCCAAAGCTCCCATTAA